The Synechococcus sp. BL107 nucleotide sequence CGCACCGTGGTTCTGTTGTTTGAGAATCCGGAAGATGCCGAACGCTATGCAGGCTTGCTGGAAGCCCAAGACTTTCCTGTTCCAACCGTCGAGGCCTTGGATCGTGAGGACGTTGAATTGTTTTGCAGAGATGCCGGTTATGAGGCACGTCTGATTGAGGCGGGTTTTGTGCCTGGCACGGATGAGGAGCGTTTGTTCATGGCCCCGCCTGAATCCAACCGTGATGTCAGCCAATGGAAGGATGATGAATCTGTGGTGGCTGAGACGTCGTCTGATTCCGATGCCTCGCTCGACGCGGCACCAAACCCAGAATTGGATGCACTGAGACAACGTCTCGAAGGACTTCTCTAACGCGATGGCTGGCTTTGATCCCTCACTTCAGCCCTCTGATGACCGCGGTCATCTCCTGACGGAGCAAAGCAATCCCCGTAGTCGCCGATTGGATCAATTGGCGACTACGGATCTTGTGAATTTGTTCGTGGATGAAGATCGTCGTCCCCAAGAAGCGGTGGCAGGGGCTTCAGAGGCATTAGCCGCCGCCGTGGATGCCATTGCAGCGCGCCTTTTTGATGGTGGTCGGTTGTTTTATCTGGGGGCTGGAACCTCTGGCCGGCTTGGTGTCTTGGATGCCGCTGAATGCCCTCCAACCTTTTGTAGTGATCCCAAGCTTGTTCAAGGGGTGTTGGCTGGAGGAACCCCGGCCCTATTGCGTAGTTCAGAAGGTCTTGAGGATCTTGAGCAGGCCGGTCGTGAAGATCTGGAGCGGCATGGATTCCAGCAGGGGGATTGTTTGGTGGGCATCGCAGCTGGTGGTACGACCCCCTATGTGCGGGGTGGTTTGTCCTACGCCCGTTCAATCGGTGCCCTCGCGATTGGGATGGCCTGTGTTCCCAAGGATCAAGCCCCGTTGCCCTGCGATATCGATATCCGTCTGCTGACGGGTCCGGAATTGTTAACGGGTTCGACGCGACTCAAAGCCGGCACCGCCACAAAAATGGCCCTCAATATTTTGTCGACCACGGTGATGGTCCGTCTTGGCAAGGTTTATGGCAATCGCATGGTGGATGTGGCAGCCAGCAACAGCAAGTTGGTCGATCGTTCCCTGCGCATCCTCCGTGATCTCATCGGCGTCGAGCGTGAGGAGGGTTTGGCCCTGTTGGGATTGTCGGATGGTTCCGTCAAACTTGCACTTCTGATGAAGGCTGGAAAACTTTCAAAAGACCAGGCAGAAGGTGTTTTAGAGCGGAACGACCAACAATTGCGGCAGGCGCTGGAGAGTTGCGGTGCAACATTGACTCAACTTTGAGACCATTCTCCCCAATAGGGGGCAGTGAAGAGATCGAGCTTTTGACGCGTCTGAGGGGGCACAACCTCCTTAGGAGTTACGACTGCATTCGCTAAGGCCGTATGGGCGGATGATGCTGGTCGTGCAGCGCCGATCCGATGTATGAGCGTTCGAAGGATCGGTTCGGTGGCCATGGCATTGGCCCTCAGATTCCCCATCACCATCTCAACAGTCACGGCGTCGTGGTCCTGATGCCAGCAATCAAAGTCGGTCACCATGCTCAGTGAGGTGTATGCCAATTCGGCTTCTCGAGCCAACCTCGCTTCGGTGTGATTGGTCATGCCGATCACGGAACACCCCCAACTCCGGTAAAGCTCGCTCTCTGCTCGGGTGGAAAACGCTGGCCCTTCCATGCACAAATACGTTCCACCTCGATGCAATGTTTGCCCATTGGGCAAGGACGACTCGGCCGCATCCGATAACAGCTGGCTGAGTTGCGAACAAAAAGGATCGGCCAGGCTCACGTGGGCCACACATCCTTCCCCGAAAAACGTCGCTGGACGCTGCTGAGTGCGGTCAATGAACTGATCGGGCACCACCATGTCCCTCGGTCGTATTGAGGCTTGTAAGGAGCCAACAGCGGAGACGGACACCAACCAACGCACACCCAGGGAACGCATCGCCCAAAGATTGGCTCTGTAGGGAACCTCGCGGGGCAGGAATTGATGATGGCGTCCGTGACGTGCCAGAAAAACGGTTTCGACGCCCTCCAAACGACCAACGCGCAGTTGATCGGATGGAAGGCCAAACGGCGTTTGTACCTCTATCTCCTGTTCATCCTCAAGACCGGCGATCGCATACAAACCACTGCCCCCGATCACTCCTACGCGTGCATTGGACAGATCTGGACTCTGGTGTTCCATCGCAATCCTTTCGACGCCGTCATCTTGCCGTGTTTCTAAACTGCAGCTTTGCTCGCGCCACCATGACCAAGGCCCTGATGGATACCGAAGCAGGCCCAATCGAGCTCGAGCTGTTCGACACTGATGCGCCTAATACCGTCGCTAACTTCGTCAAATTGGTGAAGGATGGGTTCTACGACGGTCTCGCTTTCCACCGTGTGATCCCTGGTTTTATGGCCCAGGGTGGCTGCCCCAATAGCCGTGAAGGGGCCAAGGGAATGGCGGGCACCGGCGGCCCTGGGTACCAGATCGACTGTGAGATCAATTCCAAGAAGCACCAGGCTGGGACTCTTGCCATGGCCCACGCCGGTCGCAACACCGGGGGCTCACAGTTCTACATTTGTTACGAGGGACAGCCACACCTTGATGGAGTCCACACGGTGTTCGGTCTCACCGGAAATATGGACGTCGTGCTGAAGCTGAACAACGGTTCACGCATCAACAAAGTCACCATTCAAGAGAGCTAATCGCCTGCGCGCTGGCGTCATTGTGCTGAATGGCGCCAAAACAACAGAACCGGGCTGGTCTTGATTAGGCCAGCCCCCTGATCCGAACCCAAGTCTGTGAACTCTCGATCGAGACGTTCCAATGTTTGAGGTGGATGGAGTGCCATCCGTTCGCTTGGAACGCGCATCAGGCCTAAGGCTTCTGTGCCTGAAATCTTGGCCAACGCTTGGATTAACCGGTACGGATCACGATCACCAGGATTGATCTTCCAAACGAATTGCGGTCTGTCCCAAAGGGCGAGCAGCCTTGGTTCATGGAGTGCGTCCATTTGAAAGCCATGCTCATGCGCCACTGATTCCACCTGTCGACGCACATGTGGCCAAGTGTCTGGTTGCCCGCGAACCGCCATGGCCAACACAGTGCACGGCGTGTCCGCCTCAAATAAGTGGCCAAGTTTGTCTCGCTTCACAGCGAGATAATCGGCATTGTGGTCTCCTGCGTCCATCACGAGGGGAACGCGTTCTTCCACCTGAAGGCCGTATCCACCCAATCCGGCAATTTTGCGTGGATTGTTGGTGAGTAGCCGCAGCCTGTGGATCCCAAGGTCGGACAAGATTTGTGCTCCAACCCCGTAATTGCGTAGGTCGGCTGGAAAGCCCAATCGTTCATTCGCTTCAACGGTGTCAAGTCCACCGTCCTGAAGGCTGTAGGCCCTCAATTTGTTGATCAAGCCAATGCCACGACCTTCCTGTCGCAGGTACACCACGACCCCCTGTCCTTCGGCTTCGATTTGGCGAAGCGCCGCCTCCAGTTGGGGGCGGCAGTCGCAGCGCAGTGATCCGAAGGCATCTCCGGTGAGGCATTCCGAGTGCATCCGCACCAAAACCGGTTCCCGCAAAGACGCTGGGTCTCCTTTCACCAGGGCAACGTGCTCTGATCCATCGAGATCATTTTTGTAGCCGATCGCTTGAAATGCGCCGAACTGACTTGGCAGTTCGGCGTGCGCCATCCGCTTGACGAAACGCTCGTTCTCAAGCCTGTAGCGAATCAGATCGGCAATGCTGATGAGTTTTAAGCCCCATTGGTCGGCGTAGGCCCTGAGCTCTGGCAAGCGAGCCATGGAGCCGTCGGTGTTCTGAATCTCACAAATGACACCAGCTGGGCTAAGGCCAGCCAACAGGGATAAATCAACAGCCGACTCCGTATGGCCAGCGCGCTTTAAGACGCCCCCAGAGCGTGCACGGAGGGGGAAGATATGGCCTGGACGGCGGAGATCCGCAGGCCTTGTTGAAGGGTTGAGGGCAACTTGAATGGTCCGAGCCCGGTCATCCGCTGAAATGCCTGTGGTGACGCCATGTTCAATGCCAGCGTCAATGCTGACGGTGAAGGCTGTCTGATTGGCATCTGTGTTGCGATCCACCATGAGCGGGAGATCCAGTTCATCAAGGCGGTCTCCCTCCATGGCGAGACAGATCAACCCTCTGGCTTCCGTTGCCATGAAATTGATCGCCTCTGGGGTGGCGAACTGCGCCGCACAAATGAGGTCCCCTTCATTTTCACGTTGTTCGTCGTCCACGACGACCACGCAGGCTCCATTGCGAATGGCCACGAGTGCATCCGCAATGCTGTCGAATTGAATCGGGTCGTTGGAAGAAGCAGGGGAGCTGGGGTTCAGGAGCCTGGAAGATCGGAATAAGCCCCCATTATCGATCTCTGTACGATCGATCGTTCAGTGAGCTCCCCGATGCCAAGCAGCACACCGTCAACGATGGTTGAAATGGCGGCGACGTCTGGGGGGCGTGTGGCCGTCATCGGCGCCTCTGGGTATGGCGGCCTTCAGACCATCCGCCTACTGCAAGGACACCCGTCTCTTTCCGTGACGTTCCTGGGAGGAGAACGAAGTGCAGGCCGGCGTT carries:
- a CDS encoding DUF3110 domain-containing protein produces the protein MRVHVMLFDAGTDSEGIHSLEIAGRTVVLLFENPEDAERYAGLLEAQDFPVPTVEALDREDVELFCRDAGYEARLIEAGFVPGTDEERLFMAPPESNRDVSQWKDDESVVAETSSDSDASLDAAPNPELDALRQRLEGLL
- the murQ gene encoding N-acetylmuramic acid 6-phosphate etherase, producing the protein MAGFDPSLQPSDDRGHLLTEQSNPRSRRLDQLATTDLVNLFVDEDRRPQEAVAGASEALAAAVDAIAARLFDGGRLFYLGAGTSGRLGVLDAAECPPTFCSDPKLVQGVLAGGTPALLRSSEGLEDLEQAGREDLERHGFQQGDCLVGIAAGGTTPYVRGGLSYARSIGALAIGMACVPKDQAPLPCDIDIRLLTGPELLTGSTRLKAGTATKMALNILSTTVMVRLGKVYGNRMVDVAASNSKLVDRSLRILRDLIGVEREEGLALLGLSDGSVKLALLMKAGKLSKDQAEGVLERNDQQLRQALESCGATLTQL
- the mtnP gene encoding S-methyl-5'-thioadenosine phosphorylase — translated: MEHQSPDLSNARVGVIGGSGLYAIAGLEDEQEIEVQTPFGLPSDQLRVGRLEGVETVFLARHGRHHQFLPREVPYRANLWAMRSLGVRWLVSVSAVGSLQASIRPRDMVVPDQFIDRTQQRPATFFGEGCVAHVSLADPFCSQLSQLLSDAAESSLPNGQTLHRGGTYLCMEGPAFSTRAESELYRSWGCSVIGMTNHTEARLAREAELAYTSLSMVTDFDCWHQDHDAVTVEMVMGNLRANAMATEPILRTLIHRIGAARPASSAHTALANAVVTPKEVVPPQTRQKLDLFTAPYWGEWSQS
- a CDS encoding peptidylprolyl isomerase; this encodes MTKALMDTEAGPIELELFDTDAPNTVANFVKLVKDGFYDGLAFHRVIPGFMAQGGCPNSREGAKGMAGTGGPGYQIDCEINSKKHQAGTLAMAHAGRNTGGSQFYICYEGQPHLDGVHTVFGLTGNMDVVLKLNNGSRINKVTIQES
- the ribBA gene encoding bifunctional 3,4-dihydroxy-2-butanone-4-phosphate synthase/GTP cyclohydrolase II; the encoded protein is MAIRNGACVVVVDDEQRENEGDLICAAQFATPEAINFMATEARGLICLAMEGDRLDELDLPLMVDRNTDANQTAFTVSIDAGIEHGVTTGISADDRARTIQVALNPSTRPADLRRPGHIFPLRARSGGVLKRAGHTESAVDLSLLAGLSPAGVICEIQNTDGSMARLPELRAYADQWGLKLISIADLIRYRLENERFVKRMAHAELPSQFGAFQAIGYKNDLDGSEHVALVKGDPASLREPVLVRMHSECLTGDAFGSLRCDCRPQLEAALRQIEAEGQGVVVYLRQEGRGIGLINKLRAYSLQDGGLDTVEANERLGFPADLRNYGVGAQILSDLGIHRLRLLTNNPRKIAGLGGYGLQVEERVPLVMDAGDHNADYLAVKRDKLGHLFEADTPCTVLAMAVRGQPDTWPHVRRQVESVAHEHGFQMDALHEPRLLALWDRPQFVWKINPGDRDPYRLIQALAKISGTEALGLMRVPSERMALHPPQTLERLDREFTDLGSDQGAGLIKTSPVLLFWRHSAQ